One Uloborus diversus isolate 005 chromosome 7, Udiv.v.3.1, whole genome shotgun sequence genomic window, ATTGTTACAACTAGCACAAAAAAGAGCATGACGGGTAAAGAGAAATTGGCCAcaggctttttttgtttttatcaacacaTGTAAAAACCAATACATAATCAGAGAGGTGTGCGATTGTACGGATTGAAATAACAGCGCACTTCGCTGTTGGAGATCAattgttttcaagaaattttcttataatctatttcaaaatgttaaagtCATCTCAAGTTATCAAAAACCTTGTTGCAGTTAACAAAAATGTTACTTCAAAATTGTTACAATCCAAGTTGAAGTGTAAATGTTTTGCACATTCTTGTTATAACTCATACCGATTTATATCCACATCGTTTACATTAATGAAAAAAGCTCGGTAAGTATTTCTTTAGTTCATTTCACTCTCTACAAATGCTGAATATCTTGCTCTATAAACTCTAGTGTCTATAAACTACTTCCTTTTTGATCAAGAAgagatataaatttttttttattctagcaCTGACTCATTCGGAATCCCCCATTTGTAATGTATTATTTGTCAAAAGCATTTGGttaaaattcctttaaatatgctttttggaataaaatatattttgtttcatgaAGGAACCTTATTTTCACAATTGATTCAGTTTTGCATCGACGTTTTTTTTCTGGTGTTTAAGTTTCACTTAACTTTTTGTTGCACTTGTGAGCACAATTACTCTGCTCATgaactttaatttcattcatttcgCCTCACATAaccatttacttcaaaaaatcttgtttgaaataataccTCTTGTATTTTCCTATCAGTTAGTGATGTTTTGTAACATAATTATCGGCAAATTTGGAGTTGAAGCAAATTTAATCTATTTAATAAGTTTTCAAATATCATTGGGGGAAAACAAGATTTGCAGTAGCCTGTTATTAACAGGCCTGAATCCTGGATGAAATGcaaaactgccaaaaaaaaaaaaaaaagaaaaatcatatggGCTTATAGAGTCCTGTATTATGATGCTTTTTATATTGTTAATAACAGCATATATGTAAAGTTAATGCAAGTGGTGTGCAATTATGGAACCAACGTTATTGTGATAGTATCATGATTAATAGTGATACACACAGAAATATTTCAAGGGCAGGGGAGGGGGGTTCCAAAATTGAAGGCCCACCATCCCGATATCATACTGCAACTTGTACCTAAACAGAAATTCTTTTGCTTTTAATAACTACTGAGATCAAAAAACgataagtaaagaaaaaatagtgaataactactcagcattagttaataaaataaatttattaatgataaataCTTAGTTAAAATTCCAGAAAGaacaagaatgaatgtatttttgtcatagttaaaaataaaaacagagaagcaaaatcatcatttatagaacaatttatgttcacatgcAGTTCAATTTCCTAGGGGAATGAagggggaaaataaatttttattttacagtaattaaatctgaaattatttttacattagcttggaattattttatgtaataCATACATAGGATTATAGTCAATCAAATAAACTAAAGGGCAATGGGTGTGGTCCGGACCTCCTGTGGGCACCACTGATGATTAATGAATTTGTTAATTATGTTTacacaaaagaaattttcttagttcaatggtttttttttctattcagtaAGGAGAAAAAGAGTCTAGCTTGCTTTTGCAAGTGCAAAGGGACTATGATATTTGCTTGCTATagtgtttaaaaaagaaagtttgaaaaaaaaagccataaaaatTCATACATAgggaccctgatttaacgaattcatcagGATGGAAATTTTTATGTTCTAAATGGGAGCTATTTATACTATcggtgtgagaaaaaaaaatgcacataccTTATCCAAAaaccctaataagcaactgcacaaaaatatccataattagaaagtgtaagGGAGGGTGGACACCTTGGGACATGGCCCACCTTGGGACACCATACATTTCAGCTTaaattttgtaaacagaaattGGTTTTCTTAGGACATCATGACAGCAGGATCAACTCTTCAGTGTTCTTTGGAATTTCTCACATCAACGGTTAAGCACCAATCTAATTTTCTCTGTTTTCAGAGGTTCAGAGTTGCATTCAATGGGTGgtttcattattgaaattttcaagtagaaaattaaataataaaaatcaaagcatatatGGAAATTAAAACATGTCCTTTCATAAtaaattaaagattaaaaaatgtattgtactGCTAAACCtagcttttaaaaatttgatacatGATAACAACCTAAGTGGGGCAGGTTGGGACACACAGTGGTGGGGCACGTTGGGACAATGTCTCATCAGTGTATAGTACAGGAAAAGCCTATTTCATTGTACTTAATAAATTTGATGAAGGGTTTAAATGAACTAATATTGAAAAAACGGCTTCTACTCTTAAAACCTGCTGCAGAAAATGTTCTTAGTAATAAGATTTCAATTGGAGAGGCTGCTAAAACATAGGATTGCATAAAAGAGCTCTTAAGATGGTATATTgtataagtaaatttaaaatgaatatagAACCTACCTAATGAAATTTGTTAGGCTGTAAGTTTGgaaacaaagattttttaatcaattaacattagtattttttatttatttaagtttttttggtCGTGTCCCAAGGTAAGTGGGGCAGGTTGGGATGTTATAatgactttttatattttattatgaaaatttaatgtgatgaaataatggagtaaaataaaatttaattgaagcaAATACGTCCAAATCACATGTTCAGTaagtttgttgaaaattgattttctaaaaatcaTTGTCTAAAAAGTATCCCAAGGTGTTCCCACCTTCCCCTACACTCTTTATTCAGTATTCCGTGACTTATTacactaattcaaaattttaaaatactgagtAATACATGTTTGagaatttccttgatacttgactcgaaactGTTctttttcgactttatggagagaagaaaatactgtgtcatttacagcctgctgcatgtgacatgtttttacaaaaatttgaaattttgaattaaaattatattttttacaatcatgAGCATTTTTGTGTGCAAgagcgtgtgtaggatatggatgcaactgCTCAGCAGGAGCCAATTCCAGTGGGCAGCACTCTGCTGCTCGTTGGAGGAAAAGCATCGCAAGGGGCCGGTCAGTAGGTAGAGCCCATGTCCAAAAATCAAAAACGGAGACAGCCTCCTTcagcagtcaaatgaaaacaataattaatttgtAATTGCTCTAAATAAGAACTGAGCTgaaaatcaacagaaattttatgaatctcaAAAATATTGCTCTCTTTAAGCAGAATTTATTTGTTAAAACCCATGTTATACTCTTATGGACTTAACAATGTACCTTCCAAATCCTCTTTGCTAAAACTAATGGCTCATTAAATCAGGGCTCATTATAAGCAAGTTCAActgtgttaaaaattaaaaaaaaaaaaaaaaagaagcaaaactgTTTGTAAACTTTGAAATGattatgaataaatttttttctcagcTGGCTATTCTGTGATGTGcttaaaatgatgtaaaaatataAAGCTTATTGTATGAGTGTTACTGATGTTTTCttatgtgcaatatttttgtcCTTTTAGAGTTCCTATCACATTTGTCAAAGTTGATGGTACTCAACTGACTGGCATTGGAAAAGAAGGAGAATCTCTGCTAGATGTAATAGTTAACAATGAGTTAGATTTGTCTGGCTACGGTGAGtttcaactggaaaaaaaataatgttttcatctttatttatttttttccataatgATTATACCCCCTCCCCTTCCCGCCGTCCTTAGTTGctattattttgtccttttttttttgttaaaagtccGGGACACAGGAGGAAGAAATTTGACTAATCAGATgtttaaaaagtagaagtttCAATACAATTCCATTACTAAtaggtatgtaaaaaaaaatcatacttctttttaaatgtaaaaaaaatatatttttttaatttaaatcttgtatacattttttaaatttcaattggattttatttttaaaaatatggtttaaCAGCAAAGGTTCAAAATGATCGAATTAGTCGATCATACGATCGTCTGTCTTTTTAGCTTTGTTGTCATTgatgtaaataaaaacaaaagcagTTAAAGCAGTTTTTTACTGCTGTTTCTGTTGTCAGCAGGGGCATATATCTGGAGGGGGACCATAGCTCCTCTCAAAATCTTGTgagtttaggaatttttttttttgaaaaaataaaaataagaaaaattttttgaggaaaaaaaaaagcaaataatacatgcattttactttcaaagaaatttagtttttaattgggTGAGGAATTATATTCCTTGAAGCAACTGTTTTCGTCCTAAAATTTTGCTCTCTCacttacatcatttcttgatgctTACTTAAAACAACTAATCAACttcagttttgaatttaaaaaaaaatgtgagcttACTTCCTTTCCTGGCCTTCACTGATTTTTAGTACACTTAGCCTAAGatagtgttttaaaaatttcagagtcaGGCCCCCTTGCTGCCGGCGtctttaaaaacagtaaaaatgacttcatttttgaaaaaatcggaAAGTAACATCAGCCCCCCCTTTTCccctaaaattgcaaaaaattaccattctttacttccttttataaaaaatatctgtGACTCCCAACCTTCTTTTCCTTGCCACCAAAAATCTAAAACTGTTTCAGACTTGCATTTCGAAAGATTTTCGACAGAATTCTTCTTCCTCTCCATCAGAGTTTAAGTtgagtttaaaaattctttagcaaaaaagcaaaaattgggGAAAAGTCTTtcgcaaaatgttaaaaatcagctTTGACATCTTTAAAGGAATAAATGCACAAcaggtaatatttttttaaaaaattggaaatgaaaaattcaaaattgttcttAGTATTGAGAGagcaaactttatttaaaaaatctcagtAATGCATTTATTGGGGGGGACATAGTGCTCATTAAGACAAAATATTGTTGAACTTGATAGCAGTTTACACATGTTAGCTAAGATTTATAAATAAGATTAAGATTAATAACACCATGCTTGCTTCCTCTCTCGGATTGAGCATCttttccccccttctttttcttattatattggaacaaaaaagcaaaaatgccttgttccatttttgcagtttgaatagtattttcgcatttttcaaaaaatgcgaCTGTAGTTGAAACCTTATCTCCGTCCTCCCGATGGCAAAACCAAAGACAggttaaatttgaattttaaacttttgatatGTTTTAATTGAAAGCAAAATATTACACATAAATCCCACGATGCCTTTTATCTAGACATCGCTacaaagggagggggggagggcaccTGGGTGTCGCCCATCTGGGAGGTGACACCCAAAGCacaattgcaagtttttgaaaaatatgaagctaaaatgcatttttaagactacaaatatgaaaattatctTTGGGGAGGAGGGAGTTGACACTCCAAATTACAgacccgggtgtcacccatgctaagtACGCCACTTCCTTATGTAAGTTTTATAAATTCAACCTATTTCTGTTGTTATCTTTAAGTTCaaacttaatataaaaatttgaagatgggGTGTTGTGTTGGTGGTTTTTTGGAAAAATCCACGATCCCGCACTGTTTGAGGTGTGACCATTAGAACAAACATCCCAAACTAGTTTGACAAAAAATTTTGGATTGCAACTGCCAAAATGATCAgctagatccgccactggctGTAAGcccaatttcttttctctttacTTCAATTTGCATTGCTTTTAAACATCTTTTGTTCTCAATGCACATATATATGAATCATTTAAGAAAATGAAGgcattttttaagcacttttattatacttggcctgtttTTCAcagagtaatctgaggcctggttttccttatatctcagcaactagaccacttagagacttcgggatttcattaaatgatttgcttaatcataaggtacaacttaacgctgaaaatttaaaattctaaaacaaaattaatatttcacttaggatggaaaacagcaattttcatttaatttccccattaaatgtttaaatataaaacccattgttacaaattttgttgccttgcgacagtaatattaatagtaatcataatgaaaattttaaatcaaggcttctctggaaataaaaattttgtttgaaaacaaaaaactttaaaataacagaatttttaaaaaagtactaaaCACTTTtcgtaatgcactcaaaatgacaaaataacttatCTGGgacagaaaggacaatttaagtattcccgTAGTTTTCAATtaatccaagaaaaagacttctcaaacgaagaaaagtgtgttcaagtcatttcaaactaactttcccattaagaaaaatatgcatgtttcaacactcaactTTATTATTgtaagctagataatgataaaacattctctatacgccacttgagccgcactttttcaccgaagtctttttcttggaataattggaaactacaggaatacttaaattgtcctttctgacccagaaaagttattttgtcatttgagtgcattatgaaaagtgcttagtattttttaaaaacttctgttatttttcaattttgggcACTTTAGACTCACATTAAAAGTAGTAACCatctaaaataaaatgtagaaattttactttaataattaaAGTTATCTTGTTAAACTCTAttctaaaaagtatttaaacccttaaaaatatatatgagtcATAAAACATTCATAAATTATAACTGCAACATGAAAATGACCATTTCTGTGAGAatgaaccatttaaaataaaaatacattctaaaactatgaaatcactttttaaataatttcaatcaatgttttttttaatgtaattttaattaacatgatttatgtgttttttaaacacttgatttaaatccttttttttttaaatttgtttttgagcaatcacatgtATGATTCTAGCCCAGTGAAAGTCCCAAAAAAGCTGTCTTGTTTCAGTTGATACTGTATCTCCCTTCTTTATTGAAAATTCTGCATTTCTTTACCTAAAATTTCGAACCTGTGGCAtaggttttaaattttgaagtcttcaaaaaaagaaaaaaagatttataaaatcTGGTGAATTTCATTGCTTTTTTGCTTGTTCTGTATTTCAGGTGCATGTGAAGGAACTCTTTCATGTTCCACCTGCCATGTTATCTTTAAAGaagaagattttcaaaaattaaaagatgaacATCAAATAGCGACTGATGAAGAATTGGATATGTTAGATTTAGCTCCTGGAGCTTGTTCGACGTAAGTTATTTTAAATGCGTGTAAAGTGTAGAATTATTTTGTCAAGGTTTTGCTAAGGAACCTCTATTTAAAGTTAGGTctgattttttccttttaaataaaagtatgatGATCAATCCATTTGCATGGGTGCACTTTATACAGGGTgcttctgaactcttgggcaaagcTTTAAGGGGGGATAGAGGGGACGAGAGGAAGCAAAAAATATGTAGGAACATTGGTTGCAAATGCAATGCTTACatgctacatgcacacaaagccagaagtTGATGAATGCAAAATGGTGATGTGTGCTGAGAAAGCAGAGGTACTATTTGGGTGTATTTCAACTATTTGGGTGTTCACAATTGAGCCTTCACAAGCGTACTTGACTCATCTTTGCCCAATTTGAATTTGTTGCTGAAGATGAAATAGATCCATGTGGTTGCAGTCCAATCCCGGCAGACGCGACATTATTGTGACAATGTGAAAGCCCTAATCTTGCTTTTCTTTTCAGTGGCACCCAGCAGATGCAGCTGAAGTGATACTTTCAATTGTACCTGTTGTGGTTGTGCTCATTAAATTGTGCATCTTTATCCCTCGCCCCCAACATAtacaaatgattattttttaaaatccatttttttctacaaagttgatattttttattttgacacaaaattaTTCCTTGTATTTTAATatatcaaaattaataaaaagatgtTCAAGTTTataatttggggaaaaaaagcaaatataCGCTTAAAAATGTCACAGCTATGCAAATGGACTGAGCAAGGAGCTTAAACCTTTCAGGActtatcttttttattaaaattaatcttCATTTA contains:
- the LOC129225942 gene encoding adrenodoxin-like; translation: MLKSSQVIKNLVAVNKNVTSKLLQSKLKCKCFAHSCYNSYRFISTSFTLMKKARVPITFVKVDGTQLTGIGKEGESLLDVIVNNELDLSGYGACEGTLSCSTCHVIFKEEDFQKLKDEHQIATDEELDMLDLAPGACSTSRLGCQITVTKDMSGLTVTVPEIVKDQRELPFVSETEKQSGQ